From a single uncultured Methanobrevibacter sp. genomic region:
- a CDS encoding DegT/DnrJ/EryC1/StrS family aminotransferase, producing the protein MFKFKTPSQKTLKTMSEVAGGNLENDFEAEAAEKIKDLTGHDHAKITSSGNNSIFIALSAVEGDVIVPDQGGWHGFKQIAKFLKKDIVTLKTDMGLINPDYLDEIEFKENSALIYTSFAGYCAEQDTKGISKYCKSNNITTIEDASAGIGDKKHNLGNGNYSDIIIASTGSPKIINVGSGGFITSNNKESFDNTKLPQKLSKTSQIVCSGICCELENVDEKLEVTLNATKHLKNNIDNTLHANKRGINVIIPHSNAKEISWNLKKALPINKSGFITTCPNYNRVKQKAIAVEIKNLAYECLEKEYLDKIIEEINNQL; encoded by the coding sequence ATGTTTAAATTTAAAACCCCATCTCAAAAAACATTAAAAACAATGTCTGAAGTTGCAGGCGGAAACCTCGAAAATGATTTCGAAGCCGAAGCAGCTGAAAAAATTAAAGACCTTACCGGCCACGACCATGCAAAAATTACATCAAGCGGGAACAACAGTATTTTTATTGCACTGTCTGCAGTTGAAGGAGACGTAATTGTACCCGACCAGGGAGGATGGCACGGATTTAAGCAGATTGCAAAATTTTTAAAAAAAGACATAGTTACCTTAAAAACTGACATGGGACTTATCAATCCTGATTATTTGGATGAAATTGAATTTAAAGAAAATTCCGCTTTAATATACACAAGTTTTGCAGGATACTGTGCCGAGCAGGATACAAAAGGCATTTCAAAATACTGCAAAAGCAACAACATCACTACAATTGAAGATGCTTCAGCCGGAATCGGTGATAAAAAACACAACTTAGGTAACGGAAATTATTCAGACATTATAATTGCATCTACAGGATCACCAAAAATAATCAATGTTGGAAGCGGAGGTTTTATAACCTCAAACAATAAGGAAAGTTTTGACAATACCAAGCTTCCTCAAAAATTAAGCAAAACATCACAAATTGTATGCAGTGGTATATGTTGCGAACTTGAAAACGTTGATGAAAAACTTGAAGTTACATTAAATGCAACCAAGCATCTAAAAAACAATATAGACAACACATTACATGCAAATAAAAGAGGCATCAATGTAATTATTCCACATAGTAATGCGAAAGAGATAAGTTGGAATTTGAAAAAGGCACTGCCGATAAACAAAAGCGGATTTATCACAACATGTCCAAATTACAACAGAGTAAAACAGAAAGCCATTGCTGTTGAAATAAAAAATCTGGCATATGAATGCCTTGAAAAGGAATATTTGGATAAAATTATTGAAGAAATTAATAATCAACTGTAA
- the cgi121 gene encoding KEOPS complex subunit Cgi121, producing MHMDNIQILGFKANIDSVGDTLSQIDAIKEDGEIIQLLNADAVASKNHIIHGVNQAFLAFERDENLAKDISVEIVLRCSAQRQISKAFKTLGLKEGNMNLCAVLVNSKDYSKELSDLFVRDDDVLAADDGMLKEIYKISDAELENMSVENILIDRITKLTVDY from the coding sequence ATGCATATGGATAATATACAAATTTTAGGTTTTAAGGCAAATATTGATTCTGTAGGGGATACTCTCTCTCAGATAGATGCGATTAAAGAAGATGGCGAAATTATTCAGCTTCTTAATGCAGATGCGGTTGCTTCTAAAAATCATATAATCCACGGAGTCAACCAGGCATTTCTTGCATTTGAACGTGATGAAAATCTTGCAAAGGATATCAGTGTTGAAATTGTTCTAAGATGTTCCGCTCAGCGCCAGATTTCCAAGGCATTTAAAACTTTAGGCCTTAAAGAAGGAAACATGAATCTCTGCGCAGTACTCGTCAATTCAAAAGATTATTCTAAAGAGCTGTCTGATTTGTTTGTTCGTGATGATGATGTTTTAGCAGCTGATGATGGCATGTTAAAGGAAATATATAAAATCAGTGATGCGGAACTGGAAAATATGTCAGTAGAAAATATATTAATCGATAGAATCACTAAACTTACAGTTGATTATTAA